One Panicum virgatum strain AP13 chromosome 9K, P.virgatum_v5, whole genome shotgun sequence genomic region harbors:
- the LOC120649362 gene encoding calcium-dependent protein kinase 8-like: MGNCCGTPATQEGSNRRKKPKANPYNVAYNRGAAPLPARPGLVVLRDPTGRDLGAHYELGGVLGRGEFGITYLCTEVATGDRYACKSISKRKLRTPVDVEDVRREVDIMRHMPAHPNIVSLRAAYEDEDAVHLVMELCEGGELFDRIVARGHYTERAAAAVTRTIVEVVQMCHRHGVMHRDLKPENFLFANKKESAALKAIDFGLSVFFRPGERFTEIVGSPYYMAPEVLKRNYGPEVDVWSAGVILYILLCGVPPFWAETEQGVAQAIIRSVVDFRREPWPRVSEPAKDLVRRMLDPNPNTRFTAAQVLEHPWLHDSKKMPDISLGDAVRARLQQFAAMNKLKKKALRIIAEHLSEEEAADIKQSFDNMDVNKNGKLTFEEFKAGLRKLGNQMPDSDLRVIMDAADVDNNGTLDYAEFVTVSVHVRKIGNDEHIQKAFTYFDRDKSGYIEIEELREALADELEGTDEDIINGIIRDVDTDKDGKISYDEFAAMMKAGTDWRKASRQYSRQRFSNLSLKLQKDGSIGAETR; encoded by the exons ATGGGCAACTGCTGCGGCACGCCGGCGACGCAGGAAGGCAGCAACCGCCGGAAGAAGCCGAAGGCGAACCCGTACAACGTCGCGTACAACCgcggggcggcgccgctgccggcgcgccCGGGGCTGGTGGTGCTGCGGGACCCGACGGGGCGGGACCTCGGCGCGCACTACGAGCTCGGCGGCGTGCTGGGCCGGGGCGAGTTCGGGATCACGTACCTGTGCACGGAGGTGGCCACGGGGGATCGGTATGCGTGCAAGTCCATCTCCAAGCGGAAGCTGCGGACGCCCGTGGACGTGGAGGACGTGCGCCGGGAGGTGGACATCATGCGCCACATGCCGGCGCACCCAAACATCGTCAGCCTCCGCGCCGCCTacgaggacgaggacgccgTGCACCTTGTCATGGAGCTCTGCGAGGGAGGGGAGCTATTCGACAGGATCGTCGCCCGGGGGCATTACaccgagcgcgccgccgccgccgtcacgcgCACCATCGTGGAGGTCGTCCAG ATGTGCCACAGGCACGGGGTCATGCACCGAGACCTTAAACCAGAGAACTTCTTATTTGCAAACAAGAAAGAGAGTGCCGCTCTGAAAGCAATTGATTTTGGGCTGTCCGTGTTCTTCAGGCCTG GTGAACGATTTACTGAAATCGTAGGCAGTCCTTACTACATGGCTCCAGAGGTTTTAAAGCGGAACTATGGCCCTGAAGTTGATGTCTGGAGTGCTGGAGTGATACTTTACATACTTCTTTGTGGTGTACCACCATTTTGGGCAG AAACTGAACAGGGAGTAGCACAAGCAATTATACGATCTGTGGTAGATTTCAGAAGAGAGCCATGGCCCAGGGTATCTGAGCCTGCTAAAGATCTTGTCAGGAGGATGCTGGACCCGAATCCAAACACTCGGTTTACTGCAGCACAAGTACTTG AACATCCATGGTTACATGACTCAAAAAAGATGCCAGACATTTCTCTCGGTGATGCTGTCCGAGCAAGGCTGCAGCAATTTGCTGCAATGAACAAGTTAAAGAAGAAAGCACTAAGG ATAATTGCTGAGCATCTGTCTGAGGAGGAAGCAGCTGATATAAAGCAATCGTTTGATAACATGGATGTGAACAAGAATGGCAAGCTAACATTCGAGGAATTCAAAGCTGGGCTTCGTAAACTTGGAAACCAAATGCCTGATTCAGACCTTCGTGTAATAATGGATGCT GCTGATGTTGATAACAATGGGACCCTGGACTATGCGGAATTTGTGACTGTGTCTGTTCATGTGAGGAAAATAGGAAATGACGAACACATTCAAAAGGCCTTCACATACTTCGACCGGGATAAGAGTGGGTACATTGAAATTGAAGAGCTTAGAGAGGCACTGGCTGACGAACTGGAGGGAACTGATGAAGACATTATCAATGGTATCATCCGAGATGTGGACACGGATAAG GACGGGAAAATAAGCTACGACGAGTTCGCGGCGATGATGAAGGCCGGCACTGACTGGAGGAAGGCGTCCCGGCAGTACTCGCGGCAGCGGTTCAGCAACCTGAGCCTGAAGCTCCAGAAGGACGGGTCCATCGGCGCCGAGACACGGTAG
- the LOC120649363 gene encoding remorin 4.1-like, giving the protein MLHEQQAPAVAAAAPPPVPSAPSNDGGDAAGGDESAATFRDIHPLTPDVPTPPARTTSAASWDTASHRSYSSDEQYMTMSREFTAMVAAGATMQTGPNANGSAGGGYDNGADQLTSIGEDELEETNPLAIVPDSHPIATPARSRASGLEVVPAGPPPQPAHVEASQVKKEEVETKVTAWQTAEVAKINNRFKREEVVINGWETEQVEKASAWLKKIERKLDEQRAKAVEKTQNDIAKARRKAEEKRASAEAKRGLKLAKVLELANFMKAVGRVPTKRSFF; this is encoded by the exons atgtTGCATGAGCAGCAGGCAccggcagtagcagcagcagcgccgccgccagtgccTTCGGCGCCCAGCAACGACGGCGGCGATGCCGCGGGCGGGGACGAGAGCGCCGCGACGTTCCGCGACATCCACCCTCTGACCCCCGACGTGCCGACGCCCCCCGCGCGCAcgacctccgccgcgtcctggGACACCGCCAGCCACCGCTCCTACTCCTCCGACGAGCAGTACATGACGATGAGCCGCGAGTTCACGGCCATGGTCGCCGCCGGGGCGACCATGCAGACCGGCCCCAACGCCaacggcagcgccggcggcggctacgaCAACGGCGCCGACCAGCTCACCAGCATCGGCGAGGACGAGCTGGAGGAGACCAACCCACTGGCCATAGTACCGGACAGCCACCCCATCGCGACGCCGGCAAGATCCAGGGCGTCCGGGCTGGAGGTGGTGCCCGCGGGGCCGCCGCCCCAGCCGGCGCATGTGGAGGCTAGCCAggtgaagaaggaggaggtggagacgAAGGTCACGGCGTGGCAGACGGCGGAGGTGGCCAAGATCAACAACCGCTTCAAGCGGGAGGAAGTAGTCATCAACGGATGGGAGACCGAGCAGGTGGAGAAGGCATCCGCATGGCTCAAGAAGATCGAG AGGAAGCTGGACGAGCAGCGCGCCAAGGCGGTGGAGAAGACGCAGAACGACATCGCCAAGGCGCGGCGCAAGGCGGAGGAGAAGCGGGCGTCGGCGGAGGCCAAGCGGGGGCTCAAGCTGGCCAAGGTTCTGGAGCTCGCCAACTTCATGAAGGCCGTCGGGAGGGTGCCCACCAAGCGCTCCTTCTTCTAG